Proteins encoded by one window of Rouxiella chamberiensis:
- a CDS encoding zinc-dependent alcohol dehydrogenase family protein, with protein MKDKALTRAIVREFGPIQDVVQLEQLPLPPLAAGDARVKMVYATINPSDIITISGAYRSRISVPFVPGFEGVGAIIQAPDGARLPVGQRVLPIGSMGNWQTFKDTRPEWCFTLPDFISDRQAVNSYVNPMTALLMLTEALDFRPGQRILINAANSAIGKMLIRIANTLRLTPIAVVRKAENLALFDDFQVESVLNSGGQDYSQALERIKRSGGVDAIFDCIGGEESLTFAEVLIPGGQFIHYGLLSGKPVPPQFWRTRPDIRFMNFHLRQWIHSQEKPVVQRKIDEVMALIRDGIVHTDIATAFRLENIADAIDAALSGELKGKILIEI; from the coding sequence ATGAAAGATAAAGCGCTCACCAGAGCAATAGTCAGAGAGTTCGGGCCAATTCAGGACGTGGTACAGCTTGAGCAACTGCCGTTGCCGCCCCTCGCGGCAGGCGATGCCCGCGTTAAAATGGTCTATGCCACCATTAATCCTTCAGACATCATTACTATTTCCGGCGCGTACCGCTCGCGGATTTCCGTGCCCTTTGTGCCGGGTTTTGAAGGGGTTGGCGCTATCATTCAGGCACCGGACGGCGCACGTCTTCCCGTCGGCCAGCGTGTGTTGCCTATCGGCAGCATGGGCAACTGGCAGACCTTCAAAGATACCAGACCCGAGTGGTGTTTTACGCTGCCGGACTTTATCAGCGACCGCCAGGCGGTGAATAGCTATGTCAATCCGATGACGGCATTGCTGATGTTAACGGAAGCGCTGGATTTCAGGCCGGGTCAACGTATTCTCATCAATGCGGCCAATTCCGCTATTGGCAAGATGTTGATTCGTATCGCCAATACGCTGCGCCTTACCCCGATTGCCGTGGTGCGTAAAGCCGAAAACCTTGCCCTTTTCGACGATTTTCAGGTTGAATCGGTTTTAAATTCCGGTGGTCAAGATTATTCGCAGGCGCTGGAGCGCATCAAGCGCAGCGGCGGCGTAGACGCCATTTTCGACTGTATTGGCGGTGAAGAGTCGCTGACCTTTGCCGAGGTCTTGATTCCGGGCGGCCAGTTTATTCATTACGGATTACTGTCTGGAAAGCCCGTGCCGCCGCAGTTCTGGCGTACGCGTCCCGATATTCGCTTTATGAATTTCCATCTCCGCCAGTGGATCCACAGTCAGGAAAAACCGGTGGTGCAGCGGAAAATCGATGAGGTAATGGCGTTGATTCGTGATGGCATTGTTCACACCGATATTGCCACCGCATTCAGGCTCGAGAATATTGCCGATGCCATAGACGCCGCACTTTCCGGCGAACTAAAAGGCAAGATTCTGATCGAAATATAA
- a CDS encoding acyl-CoA thioesterase — translation MSQHHEIDAFRVSMRDIDLNGHVHNSVYLDYFEDAVVNQLRAYDLLPYFRPATSGVSYHVKKCEAIFLHPLTVDDMIIPAVFIEKLGNSSLIFNIKLEIKDKKVICAEGKLVWVCVNIDDNKPRPIPEETRERLTANFSFIEAV, via the coding sequence ATGAGTCAACATCATGAGATCGATGCGTTTCGAGTGTCAATGCGAGATATTGATCTCAATGGTCACGTGCATAATTCCGTGTATCTGGATTACTTCGAAGATGCGGTCGTCAATCAATTACGCGCCTATGACCTGCTCCCGTATTTCCGACCGGCAACGTCCGGCGTATCCTACCATGTCAAAAAATGCGAGGCAATTTTTCTCCACCCGTTGACGGTCGACGATATGATAATTCCGGCTGTCTTTATCGAGAAGCTCGGAAATAGCAGTTTAATCTTTAATATCAAATTGGAAATTAAAGATAAAAAGGTTATTTGCGCCGAAGGGAAACTGGTTTGGGTGTGTGTAAATATTGATGATAATAAACCGCGTCCTATTCCTGAAGAAACACGTGAACGGCTAACCGCTAATTTCTCGTTTATCGAGGCGGTATAA
- a CDS encoding class I adenylate-forming enzyme family protein, with the protein MPVHDKVKQHAETQGSRIAINMEGQTLNWQQLWQQSLSIFCAINDVLPVSPEPKASVIAVALGNDLAFAPAWLAATANTYTCAVIDPHLPGEQLSDVFGRLLPDLLLVRSSQTSLITLAKALNIAVLDVDNLSTEADNAARRQFIAQMDAATPFLVNFTSGTTSTPKAFSRSRHSWRVSFRNGRQIFDLASTSSTLFPGPLFHGIGLYCLNEALDAGHTFYCMQKWDAATALERLARDEITRLVLVPTMLSAFARLETASIGTVTHLLSAGAKLEMNHFRQAREIFPHAKIQEYYGASELGFIAVSSLTDQNVDAQIATVGLPFPEVSWSIHDREGNLLPNGTPGTIFLQSEQVCSGYLWGDDGQAFCNKPWGSTVHDMGYIDDAGRLVVIGRSGDMIVSGGNNIYLSEVESVIKSLAGITEAAVLAIDDDYRGKTLVAFIESPSLDVAQLPALCLARLAKYKLPSRFIPLTQWPLTPSGKIKRAVLGQRFINHEFE; encoded by the coding sequence ATGCCGGTTCATGACAAGGTCAAACAGCACGCTGAAACGCAGGGTTCGCGTATTGCCATTAATATGGAGGGGCAAACGCTGAACTGGCAACAGTTGTGGCAGCAATCACTCTCGATTTTCTGCGCAATTAATGACGTTCTGCCCGTTTCGCCCGAGCCAAAGGCGTCAGTGATCGCCGTTGCGTTGGGCAACGATTTGGCATTTGCTCCGGCCTGGTTGGCGGCGACCGCCAATACCTACACGTGCGCGGTTATCGATCCGCACTTGCCGGGCGAACAGCTTTCGGATGTTTTTGGCCGTCTTTTGCCTGACCTCCTGCTGGTGAGAAGCTCCCAAACTTCCTTGATAACGCTGGCGAAAGCCCTGAATATTGCCGTGCTGGATGTCGATAATCTTTCGACCGAGGCAGATAACGCGGCGCGCCGGCAGTTTATTGCCCAGATGGATGCCGCCACGCCTTTTCTGGTCAACTTCACGTCGGGTACCACCAGCACGCCCAAGGCATTTAGCCGTTCTCGACACTCGTGGCGGGTGAGTTTTAGAAATGGCCGGCAGATTTTCGACCTGGCTTCCACGTCGTCCACCCTTTTTCCGGGTCCGCTATTTCATGGCATCGGGCTATATTGTCTCAATGAAGCGCTGGACGCCGGTCATACCTTCTATTGCATGCAGAAATGGGATGCCGCCACGGCGCTAGAACGGCTTGCCCGAGATGAAATTACTCGTCTGGTGCTGGTGCCAACGATGCTGAGCGCCTTCGCGCGGCTGGAAACGGCGAGCATCGGCACGGTCACGCATCTGCTTAGCGCAGGCGCAAAACTCGAGATGAATCATTTTCGTCAGGCCCGAGAGATATTTCCGCACGCAAAGATTCAGGAATATTATGGCGCGTCTGAACTCGGCTTTATTGCCGTGTCTTCATTGACCGACCAAAATGTCGATGCGCAAATAGCGACCGTCGGCCTGCCCTTTCCCGAAGTCAGTTGGTCTATTCACGACCGCGAGGGAAACCTTTTGCCAAACGGTACGCCAGGCACGATATTTCTGCAAAGTGAACAGGTCTGCTCGGGTTATTTATGGGGCGATGATGGCCAGGCGTTTTGCAATAAACCCTGGGGATCGACGGTCCATGATATGGGGTATATTGACGATGCCGGCCGCCTTGTGGTGATTGGCCGCAGTGGGGACATGATAGTCAGCGGGGGCAATAATATTTACCTCTCGGAAGTGGAATCTGTTATCAAATCGCTGGCCGGAATCACTGAAGCCGCGGTGCTGGCAATTGACGACGATTATCGTGGCAAGACACTGGTAGCCTTTATTGAAAGCCCGTCTCTCGACGTGGCGCAATTACCTGCGTTGTGTCTGGCGCGGCTCGCCAAATATAAATTACCTTCCCGCTTTATCCCCCTCACGCAGTGGCCGTTGACGCCAAGCGGGAAAATCAAACGCGCCGTGCTCGGGCAGAGGTTCATCAATCATGAATTCGAATGA
- a CDS encoding LysR family transcriptional regulator, which yields MRLRHIEVFQAVLQAGSVSGAARLLNVSQPNVSRVLNHAEQQLGFNLFDRTPQGLIITPEGRRLMPEVEALFSHIQAIGFLAEQLRQGEGQHVRIGSAHALGHSVMAPVLVDFHKKTPAGTVELVTGHFNTLSQDLLQYKMDFALAFGEQVSAELVSETLFTANMVALLPLDCPIDGPVSLQWLSENNLLMLQQQDPLGQVLNRVLREQGLTPRASLHIKTYSVIADMVLAGGGVGVVDTFTARRYLHQLKIVPVIEPLPFDVILLSRRDQPQSQVALGLQQLIRHKLWELQGN from the coding sequence ATGCGTTTGCGTCATATCGAGGTATTTCAGGCGGTTTTGCAGGCTGGGAGTGTCAGCGGCGCGGCACGGTTGCTGAATGTTTCGCAGCCGAACGTCAGCCGCGTGTTGAATCATGCCGAGCAGCAACTCGGGTTTAATTTGTTTGACCGCACGCCGCAGGGATTGATCATCACGCCCGAAGGCCGCCGCCTGATGCCCGAAGTCGAGGCGCTGTTCAGCCATATTCAGGCCATTGGTTTTCTGGCGGAGCAGTTGCGTCAGGGCGAGGGTCAACACGTAAGAATCGGTTCGGCGCACGCGCTCGGACACAGCGTGATGGCCCCGGTACTGGTTGATTTCCATAAAAAAACACCGGCAGGTACGGTCGAACTGGTGACCGGACATTTTAATACGTTAAGTCAGGATCTGTTGCAGTATAAAATGGATTTCGCGCTGGCGTTTGGCGAGCAGGTTTCGGCCGAACTGGTATCCGAAACCCTTTTCACCGCCAATATGGTTGCGCTGCTGCCCCTGGATTGCCCGATAGACGGCCCGGTTTCCCTACAGTGGTTGAGTGAAAACAATCTGCTGATGCTGCAACAGCAGGATCCCCTCGGACAGGTGTTGAATCGCGTGTTACGTGAGCAGGGACTTACTCCGCGCGCCTCGCTGCACATCAAGACCTATTCGGTTATTGCCGATATGGTGCTGGCCGGTGGCGGCGTGGGGGTCGTAGATACCTTTACTGCCCGCCGCTATCTCCATCAGTTGAAGATTGTGCCGGTGATTGAACCGCTGCCTTTTGACGTGATTTTACTCAGTCGCCGTGACCAACCCCAGTCGCAGGTCGCGCTGGGGTTGCAGCAGCTAATTCGCCACAAGCTGTGGGAATTACAGGGAAATTGA
- a CDS encoding aminotransferase class I/II-fold pyridoxal phosphate-dependent enzyme: MSSENPALVLSERIQRVTVSGIAKAKQLTDSLKEAGVDILDMTTGEPDFQTPEHIKQAAYAAIERGETRYTSASGTKALREAVQRKLRRENNLDYDADEIVISNGAKQIIFNAFTATLNHGDEVLIPVPYWPSFPDNVRFNGGKPVFLSCPLEQQFKLTPEQLEQAITPLTRWLVLNNPSNPSGAVYDASELAALAQVLRRHPHVWLMLDELYEHVLFDERQHVSLLNIAADLRARTLLVGGASKTYAMTGWRVGYGAGPRALTTAMALAQLQNTSGASSVSQAAAVAAFDGGVAFIKPQVAAYQYRRDVLVEALSQVEGLALASPQGAFFVFCHCGGLLGRQRPDGQTLTTEADVVAYLLENGVSGVGGSTYGLSPYFRLSIATDNATVEEAGKRIAAACAKLG, encoded by the coding sequence ATGAGTAGCGAAAATCCTGCGCTGGTGTTATCCGAGCGTATTCAGCGCGTCACGGTATCGGGTATTGCCAAGGCGAAACAGCTTACCGACAGTCTGAAAGAGGCCGGTGTCGATATCCTCGATATGACCACGGGCGAGCCTGATTTCCAGACTCCCGAGCATATCAAGCAGGCTGCCTATGCCGCTATCGAACGCGGCGAAACGCGCTACACGTCTGCCTCCGGCACCAAGGCATTGCGCGAAGCGGTGCAGCGAAAATTACGCCGCGAGAACAACCTTGATTATGACGCCGACGAGATAGTCATTTCCAACGGGGCCAAGCAGATTATCTTCAACGCCTTTACCGCGACCTTGAATCATGGCGATGAAGTGTTGATTCCGGTGCCTTATTGGCCGAGTTTTCCAGATAACGTGCGCTTCAACGGCGGCAAACCCGTGTTTCTCTCGTGTCCACTGGAGCAGCAATTCAAGCTGACGCCCGAACAGCTTGAGCAGGCCATCACGCCGCTGACCCGCTGGCTTGTGCTGAACAACCCGAGCAACCCAAGCGGAGCGGTGTACGACGCCAGCGAACTTGCCGCACTGGCGCAGGTGCTTCGCCGTCATCCGCATGTCTGGCTGATGCTTGACGAGCTTTATGAACATGTACTGTTCGATGAACGCCAGCATGTGAGCCTGTTGAATATCGCCGCCGACTTACGTGCTCGCACGCTCCTGGTGGGCGGGGCGTCGAAAACCTACGCCATGACCGGTTGGCGAGTCGGCTACGGTGCCGGACCCAGAGCATTGACTACCGCCATGGCGCTGGCGCAACTGCAAAATACCTCGGGTGCCAGTTCGGTCAGCCAGGCTGCGGCGGTCGCAGCTTTCGATGGCGGCGTAGCGTTTATCAAGCCGCAGGTGGCGGCCTATCAGTATCGTCGTGACGTGCTGGTCGAGGCTTTGTCGCAGGTGGAGGGATTGGCACTCGCATCACCGCAGGGCGCATTTTTCGTCTTTTGCCACTGTGGCGGACTGCTTGGACGCCAGCGCCCGGATGGACAGACGTTAACGACCGAAGCCGATGTCGTGGCCTATCTGCTGGAAAACGGCGTCTCTGGCGTCGGTGGCAGCACCTATGGCCTGTCGCCGTATTTCCGCCTGTCGATTGCAACCGATAACGCCACCGTCGAAGAAGCCGGAAAACGCATCGCCGCCGCCTGCGCAAAACTTGGTTAG
- a CDS encoding M55 family metallopeptidase — translation MKVFISADIEGIAGVMRPEQCSPGNVEYETARGLMEQEVNAAIAGAFDGGATEVVVADSHAMMKNLRAANIDPRARLVQGKPRALSMLEGLQNQPYDGMMFVGFHSAAGEHGVLAHTINGSAFYRVKINGSVMAETDLYAALGAECNVPLWLVTGDDCLQAWVNRRYPQVEYVCVKRAISAHAAESISPQAAQEKLRERAAQSVKAAPNHIERRFGCPYKLELMVLKPVLADLFCMVPGVTRLDAVTVGFSSSTMAGIISLLGAFSYLASTQK, via the coding sequence ATGAAAGTCTTTATCTCTGCCGACATTGAAGGCATCGCGGGCGTTATGCGCCCCGAGCAGTGCAGTCCGGGCAACGTCGAGTATGAAACGGCGCGAGGATTGATGGAGCAGGAAGTGAATGCCGCTATTGCAGGCGCTTTCGACGGCGGCGCGACGGAAGTAGTCGTCGCCGACAGCCATGCGATGATGAAAAATCTGCGTGCGGCCAATATCGACCCGCGAGCGCGGCTGGTGCAGGGTAAACCTCGGGCGCTGTCGATGCTCGAGGGGTTACAGAACCAGCCCTATGACGGCATGATGTTTGTCGGCTTTCACAGTGCCGCAGGAGAGCACGGCGTGTTGGCGCACACCATTAATGGCAGCGCGTTTTATCGGGTGAAAATCAATGGCAGCGTCATGGCCGAAACCGATTTGTATGCCGCACTGGGAGCCGAATGCAACGTGCCGCTGTGGCTGGTCACGGGCGACGACTGTTTGCAGGCGTGGGTGAATCGCCGCTATCCGCAGGTAGAGTACGTCTGCGTAAAGCGCGCCATTTCGGCCCATGCCGCCGAATCGATAAGCCCGCAGGCCGCGCAGGAAAAACTCCGCGAACGTGCGGCGCAGAGTGTTAAAGCCGCGCCGAATCACATCGAACGCCGCTTCGGCTGCCCCTATAAGCTCGAGTTGATGGTACTCAAACCCGTTCTCGCCGACCTGTTTTGCATGGTGCCGGGCGTCACGCGCCTTGACGCGGTCACCGTCGGCTTTTCCAGTTCTACCATGGCCGGAATTATCAGTCTGCTGGGTGCGTTTTCCTATCTTGCCTCGACGCAAAAGTAA
- a CDS encoding P1 family peptidase — translation MTDFTRQGVRALLTRWQQQRQIFTPRFAMGATNSLGDVAGIKVGHSTLDEGEIQTGVTAIVPPGDALYTHPLPCGAAVLNGFAKPVGLVQVMELGELQTPILLGNTFAVGTLFNAMVRKSCMDFPQIGRGSATINPLVLECNDAFLNDIQAMAISESHAHDALTAAAPQFARGSVGAGRGMSCFGLKGGVGTASRVDEKRGITLGVLVLANFGVLSELTLDGVRIGGEIESLLPELAPQVDAGSIIIIMACDAYLDSRQLTRIARRAGAGLGRLGSYWGHGSGDIAVAFSTRREEPRLPDDELESLLAMAADSTEHAVLDAMLTAETVVGFQQHYRLGLSSVLDELSARQPFDTSLENSK, via the coding sequence ATGACTGATTTCACCCGGCAGGGCGTGCGCGCACTGTTGACCCGCTGGCAGCAGCAGCGGCAGATTTTTACCCCGCGTTTTGCGATGGGGGCGACCAACAGTCTTGGCGACGTGGCAGGGATTAAGGTCGGACACAGCACGCTTGACGAGGGCGAGATTCAGACCGGCGTGACGGCCATTGTTCCGCCGGGCGACGCGCTCTATACCCATCCCTTGCCCTGCGGCGCGGCGGTGCTCAACGGCTTTGCCAAACCTGTCGGGCTGGTCCAGGTCATGGAGTTGGGCGAGCTGCAAACGCCCATCCTGCTGGGCAACACCTTTGCGGTCGGCACCTTGTTCAATGCCATGGTGCGAAAAAGCTGCATGGATTTTCCGCAGATAGGGCGCGGCAGCGCAACGATAAATCCGCTGGTGCTGGAGTGCAACGACGCCTTTCTTAACGATATTCAGGCCATGGCTATCAGCGAATCCCATGCGCACGATGCCTTGACCGCTGCTGCGCCGCAGTTTGCCCGCGGCAGCGTTGGGGCAGGGCGCGGCATGAGCTGTTTCGGGCTGAAAGGCGGCGTCGGCACCGCGTCGCGCGTTGACGAAAAACGTGGTATCACCCTCGGCGTGCTGGTGCTGGCAAACTTTGGCGTGCTGTCTGAACTGACGCTGGACGGTGTCCGTATCGGCGGTGAAATCGAAAGTCTGCTGCCGGAACTGGCTCCGCAGGTGGATGCCGGTTCCATCATCATCATCATGGCCTGCGATGCGTATCTCGACAGTCGTCAGTTAACCCGTATTGCCCGTCGTGCAGGCGCCGGACTCGGCCGCCTTGGCAGCTACTGGGGCCACGGCTCGGGCGACATTGCCGTGGCGTTTTCTACTCGACGGGAGGAACCGCGCCTGCCCGACGACGAGCTGGAATCCCTGCTGGCCATGGCCGCCGATTCCACGGAACACGCCGTGCTCGATGCCATGCTGACCGCCGAGACGGTGGTCGGTTTCCAGCAACATTATCGGCTTGGCCTGTCCAGCGTGCTGGATGAGTTGTCCGCTCGCCAACCTTTTGACACCTCCCTTGAGAATTCGAAATGA
- a CDS encoding ABC transporter permease subunit, protein MVQPVNTLPQQEPVAVVSKAAEDIRSPWLDFFQSFIRHPMAVVSSIFILLLIMVAVLAPWIAPYDPQVPDWMALGAGPSSAHWFGTDDLGRDVLSRIIFGARISLYVGLLSVTLGMILGVFLGLLAGYYGKWLDMLIMRGSDVLFAFPGVMLAIAVVAILGPGLNNVIIAVAVFSVPVFARIVRASTLSIKQSAYVEAVRCVGAPDRVVLLRHILPGTLSNVIVYFTMRIGTSILTAASLSFIGLGPEPDVPEWGNILAMSRNMMMAGKWNVSVFPGLAIFLTVLAFNLLGDALRDTLDPKLKK, encoded by the coding sequence ATGGTTCAGCCTGTGAATACCTTGCCGCAACAGGAACCCGTTGCGGTCGTGAGCAAGGCGGCGGAGGATATCCGTTCGCCGTGGCTGGATTTTTTCCAGTCATTTATTCGTCATCCCATGGCGGTCGTTTCATCGATTTTCATTCTGCTGCTGATTATGGTGGCGGTGCTTGCGCCATGGATTGCGCCCTATGACCCCCAGGTGCCCGACTGGATGGCGCTCGGCGCGGGTCCGTCTTCGGCACACTGGTTCGGAACAGACGATCTGGGGCGCGACGTGCTCAGCCGCATCATTTTCGGCGCGCGCATTTCGCTGTATGTCGGCCTGCTTTCCGTCACGCTTGGCATGATCCTCGGCGTTTTTCTGGGTCTGCTGGCCGGTTATTACGGCAAATGGCTGGATATGCTTATCATGCGCGGATCCGATGTGCTGTTCGCCTTTCCGGGCGTGATGCTGGCAATTGCCGTGGTTGCCATTCTCGGCCCCGGCCTGAATAACGTGATTATTGCCGTGGCGGTTTTCAGTGTGCCGGTATTTGCCCGCATCGTGCGCGCCTCGACGCTGTCTATCAAGCAAAGCGCCTATGTCGAGGCGGTGCGCTGTGTCGGCGCACCCGATCGAGTGGTGCTGCTGCGCCATATTCTGCCGGGCACACTGTCGAACGTGATCGTCTACTTCACCATGCGTATCGGCACCAGCATTCTGACCGCCGCCAGCCTGAGTTTCATCGGCCTGGGGCCGGAGCCGGACGTCCCTGAGTGGGGCAATATTCTGGCGATGAGCCGCAATATGATGATGGCAGGCAAATGGAACGTCAGCGTCTTCCCCGGACTGGCGATTTTCCTGACTGTACTGGCTTTCAACCTGCTCGGCGATGCATTACGCGATACGCTCGACCCCAAGTTGAAAAAATAA
- a CDS encoding glutathione ABC transporter substrate-binding protein: MHSMLNRKTLLAASLTLCFATSAFAKDLSISMYADVTGFDPHDTTDTLSYSVQTGIFQRLFEFDNKMKVIPVLATDYTSNDTATEFTVNLRQGVTFQDGTPFNADAVKINLERLANPENHLKRNGLFSMIKSVDVTAPYQVKITLNKPFGAMINTLAHPSAVMHSPASLKAYPKEADLSVHPVGTGPFKFVEWQQGKDVKLVKYDNYWQKGWPKVDSITFYPTPEDSTQVAKLKSGAVQAVYPLPSDLVDTVKNDPKLDIQRDPGIYLYYIAFNTQMKEFKDVRVRQAINYAIDRNIWLKVGFAGLGEASTSPLPKNVQFYQKQTTPDYSYNIAKAKALLKEAGYPNGFEVEMWSSNKTDRIRTGQFIKQQLGMIGVRVKQMPMDAGSINQRLWSTPNPADAKVQMYYGAWSTSTGDADWALRPLFATESFIPKGYNVSYYSNKAVDADISAALQTADMDKRKAAYDDAQKLLWADAPVAFLGSPDNLVGKTRDLSGVFMLADGTLLFNQAQFK; the protein is encoded by the coding sequence ATGCATTCGATGTTAAATCGCAAGACATTACTGGCCGCCAGCTTGACGCTGTGCTTTGCGACCTCGGCCTTTGCCAAAGATCTCAGCATCTCGATGTATGCCGATGTCACCGGCTTTGACCCGCACGATACCACCGATACGTTGAGCTATTCGGTGCAGACGGGTATTTTCCAGCGTCTTTTCGAATTCGACAACAAGATGAAGGTGATTCCGGTGCTGGCCACCGATTACACCAGCAACGACACGGCTACCGAATTTACCGTGAATCTGCGTCAGGGCGTCACCTTCCAGGACGGTACGCCGTTCAATGCCGATGCGGTTAAAATCAACCTCGAACGTCTGGCCAATCCCGAGAATCACCTCAAGCGTAACGGCTTGTTCAGCATGATCAAATCCGTTGACGTTACCGCGCCGTATCAGGTGAAAATCACCCTGAACAAACCGTTTGGCGCGATGATAAACACCCTCGCGCACCCGTCGGCAGTGATGCACAGCCCGGCGTCGCTGAAAGCCTATCCGAAAGAGGCCGATCTCAGTGTGCATCCGGTCGGAACCGGTCCGTTCAAATTCGTTGAATGGCAGCAGGGCAAAGACGTTAAACTGGTTAAATACGACAACTATTGGCAGAAAGGCTGGCCGAAGGTCGATTCCATCACCTTCTATCCTACGCCGGAAGACTCCACGCAGGTTGCCAAGCTGAAATCCGGCGCGGTACAGGCCGTCTATCCGCTACCGTCGGATCTGGTCGATACCGTGAAAAACGATCCCAAGCTGGATATTCAGCGCGACCCTGGCATCTACCTTTATTACATCGCGTTCAACACGCAGATGAAGGAATTCAAAGATGTCCGCGTGCGTCAGGCAATCAACTACGCCATCGACCGCAACATCTGGCTCAAAGTCGGCTTTGCCGGTCTGGGCGAAGCCTCGACCTCGCCGCTGCCGAAAAACGTCCAGTTCTATCAGAAACAAACCACGCCGGATTACAGCTACAACATCGCCAAGGCGAAGGCGTTGCTGAAAGAGGCGGGGTATCCCAACGGTTTCGAGGTAGAAATGTGGAGTTCGAACAAAACCGACCGTATCCGCACCGGTCAGTTCATCAAGCAGCAACTGGGCATGATTGGCGTGCGCGTCAAGCAGATGCCGATGGACGCGGGCAGCATCAACCAGCGCTTGTGGAGCACGCCGAATCCGGCCGATGCCAAGGTGCAGATGTACTACGGGGCCTGGTCAACGTCGACGGGTGATGCCGACTGGGCGCTGCGTCCGCTGTTTGCTACCGAATCCTTTATTCCGAAAGGTTACAACGTCTCCTATTACAGCAACAAGGCGGTGGATGCCGACATCAGCGCCGCGCTGCAAACCGCCGACATGGACAAACGTAAAGCCGCCTATGACGATGCCCAGAAACTGCTGTGGGCCGATGCGCCTGTGGCATTCCTTGGCTCACCGGACAATCTGGTTGGCAAGACCAGAGATCTCTCCGGCGTCTTTATGCTGGCCGACGGTACGCTTTTGTTCAATCAGGCTCAGTTCAAGTAG